From the genome of bacterium:
GCCAGGCCCACCAGGAAATTGGCCGGACCGTTCTGAGGCTCCTTGGCCAGAATTCCCTCGGCCAACGACCGGGCTCCTGCAAAATTCCCGCTCAGAATCATCCGGTTCGCCTGGTCGATCTTAGACTGCACATCGGCGCCGACGCCAGTGGCGGCGGTCTGCGCGTAAAGCGGAGCAGTCAGCGCGGCGAGGGAAAGTATCAGGAACAACCGAAGGTGTCGAACCATCTGGAACTCCTTGTCGCCAAAAAATGATGTGGACCTTTGGCTTTCCAGCCGTGCCGGCAGGAGGGGCCGGACGCTGATCGGAAGGTAGTTTAAGAATTATCAGTGACGCTGCAAAAGTCAATAATTAAGTCAAAACCGACCGTGCATTGCGCCACGGTTGAAAGTAATTACAACCGGGCGGCGGATATGTTTCAGATTTTTCTGTCTGGGAACTGCAAATCTAATGGTCCTATTTAAAATACACCTCAAACCGTCGCTGGTTCATCCCGATACGACACCGGATCGCACGTCCGGACCTATCCTGAAGTCTCCCTGTTTTTACTTGATATGCCCGGTCTTGTTTTATATATTGTTTATTCTAAATTAATTGCGCTGTCAGCGCCGGGCGCACCCGGGACTCGGGCGGCTGCCTCCGCGCCGGCACTGGAGTCCGGCCCCGCCGCGACTATCGTTCTTGTACATCTACCCGCCACGGCAAAATGTTCAAAGAATACGACAAGGAATTCAGTTTCCCCGCTCTGGAACAGAAAGTAATCGAGTTTTGGGAGCAAAACGACATTTTCCGCAAGAGCATTGAGCAGAACCGCGACGGTGAGCGGTTCGTCTTCTACGAGGGCCCTCCCACGGCCAACGGCCGTCCTGGCATCCACCACGTGATCAGCCGCACGATCAAGGACCTCGTCTGCCGCTACCACACCATGTTAGGCTACCGCGTACCGCGCAAGGCGGGCTGGGACACCCACGGCCTGCCGGTGGAGATCGAGGTCGAGAAGATGCTCGGTATAAGCGGCAAGCAGCAGATCGAGCTGTACGGAGTCGAGAAATTCAACACCCTCTGCCGCGAGAGCGTGTTCAAATATGTCAAGGACTGGGAGCGCCTGACCCAGCGCATGGGCTACTGGCTGGACTACCGGAACCCCTATGTCACCTACGACAACAACTATGTTGAGACGGTCTGGTGGATCCTCAAGCAGTTCTGGGAGAAAGACCTTCTGTTCAAGGGGCACAAGATCCTCCCCTACTGCCCCCGTTGCGGAACCGGGCTTTCGAGCCACGAGGTCTCGCTGGGGTACAAGGAGGTCGAGGACCCCAGCGTGTACGTGCGCATGAAAGTCAAGGGCGAGGACAACACGTATTTCCTGGTCTGGACCACCACGCCCTGGACCCTGATCTCCAACGTGGCCCTGGCCGTGGGCGCCGAGCACACCTATTGCAAGGTGCGCCACTGCGATGAGATTCTGATCATGGCCGAGGCCCTGGTGGCCAGGCTGCTGGGACCGGAAGCCGAGGTGCTCGAAACATTCCGCGGCGCCACGATCGAAGGCCGTCAGTACGAGCGCCTGTTCGATTTTGTCGCCGTGCCCGAGGACAAGAAAGCTTTCTATGTCACCCTGGGCGACTTCGTGAGCCTGGAGGACGGGACCGGGATCGTGCACATGGCCCCGGCGTTCGGCGCGGATGATTACGAGCTGAGCCGCCGCTACGGCCTGCCGCTGTTGCAGCCGGTGGACGGCGAGGGCAAGTTCACCGCCGAGGTCACCCCCTGGGCCGGCCAGTTCGTCAAGGCCGCGGACAAGGACATCATCCGGGTGCTGACCGAGCGGGGCAGCCTGTTCAAGGCCGAGGGCTACAAGCACAACTACCCGTTCTGCTGGCGCTGCAAGACCCCGCTCCTCTACTACGCGCGCCAGAGCTGGTACATCAACACCAGCCGTTTCCGCGAGGAGTTGCTGGCCAATAACTCCTCGGTGGACTGGTATCCGCCCGAGGTGGGACGCGGACGGTTCGCCGAGTGGCTGGCCAACAATGTCGACTGGGCCCTGAGCCGTGACCGCTACTGGGGCACCCCGTTGCCGATCTGGGTCTGCGACGGTTGCGGCCACAACCACGCCGTGGGTAGCATCGAGGAACTGCGGCGCCTGGGTAAGGATGTCCCGGCCGATATCGACCTGCACAAGCCCTATGTGGACCGGGTGGAGCTTACCTGCGACAAGTGCGGCGGCGCGATGCACCGCGCGCCCGAGGTGATCGACTGCTGGTTCGACTCGGGCAGCATGCCCTACGCCCAGCTCCACTACCCGTTCGAGAACGAGGCCGAGTTCGAAAAGAACTTCCCCTGCGATTTCATTTGCGAGGCCATCGACCAGACCCGCGGCTGGTTCTACAGCCTGCTGGCCATCGGCACCCTGCTCAAGGGCAAGGCGCCCTACCGCCGGGTGCTGGTCAATGACCTGATCCTGGACAAGAACGGCCAGAAAATGAGCAAGTCGGTGGGCAACGTGGTCAATCCCTGGACCGTGTTCGACTCCACCGGGGCCGACTCGCTGCGCTGGTACCTGCTCAACGTGAGCCAGCCCTGGCTGCCCAAGCGTTTCGATGAGTCCGGGGTGCAGGAAGTGCTGAGAAAGTTCTTCGACACTCTGAAGAACGTTTACTCCTTCTTCGCCCTCTACGCCAATATCGACAAATGGTCGCCCGAGGGCCGCAAACCCGCCGGAACGGGCCGGGATGAGCTGGACCGCTGGATAGTGAGCCGCCTCAACTCCACGGTGCGCGATGTCCGCGCCGATCTTGATTCCTACGAGCTGACCCGCGCCACGCGCCGTATCCAGAGCTTCGTGATCGAGGAGCTGAGCAACTGGTACGTGCGCCGCAACCGCCGCCGTTTCTGGCAGTCCGGCGACAGCGCCGATAAGCTGCACGCGTTCTCCACCCTCTGGACCGTCCTGGAAACCGTGGCCCGTCTGATCGCCCCGTTCACCCCGTTCCTGGCCGAGGAACTGTACCGCAACCTGGCCGCGAGCCAGAGCGCCTCCTGCCCGGAGAGCGTGCACCTGACACGCTACCCGGTGGCCGATCCGAGCCTGATCGACGAGGCCCTGGAGCGCAAGATGCAGGACGCGATCAACCTGGTCACCCTGGGACGCGCCGCGCGCAACCGGACCAAGATCAAGGTGCGCCAGCCGCTTTCGGCCATGCTGGTCTCGCTGCCGCACGCCCTGGACCAGGGCGAGCTGGCCTCGATCACCCCGGTGATCAGTGAAGAAATTAACGTGAAGCGTATCGAGCCCATCGCGGACGCCTACGACTACGTCACCCTGAGCGTGAAGCCCAATTTCAAGCTGGCCGGGCCCAAGTTCGGCCCGCGGGTCAAAGCCCTGGGCCAGGCCCTGGCCGCGCTGAGCCAGGAGGACATCCGGCTCTTCCGCGAGAAAGGGGCTGTGGAGCTCGCGGACCAGGACGGTGCGCTGAGCGTGGCTCTGGAGGACGTGGAGCTGAGAAGCGAGGACCGCGAGGGTTACGTGGTGGAGCTGTACGACGGTTACGGGGTGGTGCTGGCCACGGCCCTGGACAACGGCCTGATCGAGGAGGGCTACGCCCGCGAGCTGGTCAACAAGATCCAGAACATGCGCAAGAGCAGTGATTTCGAGGTGGTGGATCGGATCGAGGTGGGTATTGTCACATCGGCCCCGGTGACTGCAGCCCTGGACTCGTTCGCCGACTATATCCGGCGCGAGACCCTCTGCCGCCGTCTGGAGCCCTGTCTGCTGGACACCTGGGAAGCCCGCCAGCAGTGGGACATCAACGGAGAACCGGCGGAAATAACCATCCGGCGGTGCAATGGGGAGACCGCTCCCCCGGCTTAATCAACAGCAAGAGGTCGCCATGAACGAAGACGACAAGAAATTCTACGAGAAACGTCTGCTCGAAGAACGCCAGAAAATCCTTAACGAAATGGGGCATTTCGACAAGGACCATCGCTCCAACATCAAGGAATCTTCGGGCGATCTGTCCGCCTACAGTTTTCACATGGCCGATCAGGCCTCCGACGCCGACGCCCAGGAAAAAGCTTTCCAGCGCGCCAGCAAGGGCGGCCGCCTTCTGTACCATATCGACGAGGCCCTGCGCCGCCTGTACGCGGACAAGGATTACGGCCTCTGCCACAGCTGCGGCAAGCCCATCCAGCGCAAGCGCCTGGAGGCGGTGCCGCATGCCCGTCTGTGCATAGACTGCAAATCGAAGGAAGAAAATGGCATCTGAGGCCACTCCCTCCGCACCGGCCGGTTTGGGCCTGCGTCTGCGTCTGCTGCTCACTGTCTGCCCGGCGGTCTACATTCTGGACCAGGTCTCCAAGCTGGCCGTGCGTCGTCTGATGGAGCCCTACGGCTCCACGGTGGAAATCATCCCCCAGATAGCCCGGCTGCGGTTCATCTTCAACCAGGGCATCGCGTTCGGCCTGAGCCTGGGCGTGTCGCGCTGGGTACTGGTTGCGATCACCGCCGCGGTGGCGCTGTTCATTCTCTGGTATATCCTCGGCTCCAGCTACTCCGACCGTCCCGGCCTGTTCGCCCTCTGCCTGATCGCGGGCGGCGCCCTGGGCAACCTTCATGACCGCCTGTTCAACGGCCGCGTGGTCGATTTCATCGAGATCGGCTGGCGTGATCTGACCTGGCCGGTTTTCAACGTGGCCGATATCGCCCTGACCGTAGGTGCGATCCTGCTGGCTTTGCGCCTGCTCCGTGAGGGCGCCCACGAAAAATGCTCCGGCCGGGACACCCAGCCGGACTGAACCCGCCGGAAAATCACATGTCAGAAATTCAAAGATACGAAGCGCTCCAGGGCGACGGCGGCTGCCGGCTGGATGTGGTGCTGGCCCGGGCGTTGGGCCTGTCGCGCACCCGGGTGAGCGAGTTGTGCCGCTCCGGTCAGGTGAGCCTGGAGGGCGGCCGCGTGGTCAAGCCCTCCTGGCCTGTCACGGCCGGCGAGGTGTTCAGCCTGCCCTGCCAGGAGCCCGTGCTTCTGGGCCAGGTGGCCGAGGCCGAGGATATCCCCCTGAATGTCGTGTACGAGGACGAGCACCTGCTGGTGATCGACAAGCCCGCTGGCATGGTGGTGCACCCGGCCCCGGGCCACCGCAGCGGCACCCTGGTCAACGCTCTGGTCTGGCGGCTCAACCGCAGCCTCGACCCGCGCCTCGGCAGCCAGCGCCCCGGCATCGTGCACCGCCTGGACAAGGACACCAGCGGCCTGCTGGTGGTGGCCCGCACTTTCGAGGCCCTGGAATCGCTGAGTGAGCAGATACGCACCCGCCGCATGTCCCGTCTGTACATGTGCGTGAGCTGGGGCCGCTGGCCCGAGCGCGAGGGCACCCTGGAGGGCGCTCTGGCCCGCAGCCGCGCGGACCGCAAGAAAATCACGGTCACCCGTCGCGGCGGACTGGCGGCGGTTACGCATTACCGTGTGCTGGAGACCTACGACGGCCTGGCCGAGCTGGTCCGGGTGCGCCTGGAGACAGGACGCACCCACCAGATACGCGTGCATTTCGCCCACAGCGGCCACCCGGTGCTGGGCGACCAGGAGTACGGCGGCCGGAACTCGGCCCTGACCGGGTTCGCCGGTGAGAGACGCAATTTCATGCGCGCCCTGCTCGCGGTCATCGAGCGCCAGGCGCTGCACGCCTATCGCCTGGAGTTCGCCCATCCGGCGGATGGCCGGGCGATGGAGTTCGAAAGCCCCCTGCCCGAGCAAATGCAGACCCTGATCGCCATGCTGCGTGAAACGGCCAACCCCGGAGGCGGCGCCTGATGCCCAAGCTCCTGCGTGAATACGAAACCGGCGAGGCTGTGGACAGCATTGCCATGCTCACCAGCCTGTCGGTCAAAGAGACCCGCCAGCAGAAACCTTTCCTGCAGATGGAGTTCGGCGACTCCAGCGGCCGGGTGGCCGGGGTTATGTGGGAGGGGTTCACCGAGGAAATGACCCGCATCGCACCCGGCACCGTGCTGCGTGTGCAGGGACGGATGGACGCCTACAACGACCGTCCGCAGATAGCGGTTCGCATGCTGGGCCGCCCGGCGCCGGGCACCTGGGACCTGAGCCGCCTTCTGCCCTCCACGGAGCGGGATGTGAACGAGATGCTCGGGGAGCTGGACACGATTGTCCGCGGAATTCACAACCCGGAGCTGCGCCGTTTATTGGAGACGATGTTCAACGACCCCGAGCTGCGCAAAGCCTACTCCACCGCGCCGGCGGCCAAACGCTGGCACCAGCCCTGGCTGGGGGGCCTTCTGGAGCACACCCTCAACGTGCACCGTCACGCGGTGAATGCCGCCGTCCTCTACCCGGAGGCGGACCCCGACATCGTAAGCGCGGGCGTGCTTCTGCACGACATCGGCAAGATCGTGGAATACGAGGTGGAGAATTTCTTCGAGACCTCCACCCGCGGCCGCCTTCTGGGCCACCTGGTGATCGGAGTGGAGATGCTGGACAGTTGGCTGCAGAAAGTGGGCGGGGTGCCGGAGCAGACCGGCTGGCTGCTCAAGCACATCATCCTGAGCCACCACGGGCAGCTCGAATACGGCAGCCCGGTGCTGCCCCAGACCCTGGAGGCGTTGCTTGTGCATTTCGCGGATGACCTGGACGCCAAGATGAGCGGCGTGCTGCGGGTCTGGCGTCGCGGCCAGGAGGAGCCGGGCGACTGGACCGAGCCGATCCGCCTGCTCGACCGGCGGTTCTTCAAGGCCGGGTCCGCGCCGGGCGAGCAGGAAAACGACAAGCCGGAGACGCCGCCCGCACCCGCGCCGCACCGGCACCGTAAAGCCTCCTCCGACCCCGGTGGCGGCGGCGAGCAGCAGTCCTTTCTGCCCTGATTGAAAGGACTTTTCCGGCAGAGCCGGAAACAGCGGAAAGACAAGAAAAAAATCTTGCTTTCCGTTGTGTTGCTTTGTAGTTTCAAAGATTATGTAACTCAGTGGTTTAAGAGGGCCTCCAGGCGAGAGCCGGCCGGCTGGAAAAGCCTGCCCGTGGAACGTGAAACCGCCGTCCAGATCGCGGGATGCCCAAACCGAAAAGCCTATTTTCCGGGGGGTGCCGTCCGCTCCGTTCAGTCGATTGCGCTGCAGTGACGGGGTGAGAGCGGCTCCAGGGCCCGGATATACAATTTTCGCTGTCAGTGGCTGACACGACACGGAGACTTACGCAAAGGAGGCGGTATCACTTCGCGGGGGAATTTCTGGAACAACGAGATCGCCATAGACCTGGGCACGGCCAACACGCTGGTCTATATCCGGGGCAAGGGCATCGTGCTCAATGAGCCCTCCGTGGTGGCGATTGACCGCAATACCGGGAAAGTCAAGGCGGTGGGGATGGAAGCCAAGGCCATGCTGGGGCGCACTCCTGCCAGCATCACTGCCATCCGTCCCCTCAAAGACGGAGTCATTGCGGATTTCGAAGTCACCGAGGAGATGTTGCGCTATTTCATCAAGGCGGTCCTGAAGAGCCGCTTTTTCCCGGTCAAGCCCCGGGTGATCATCTGCGTGCCCTCCGGGATCACCGAGGTGGAGCGCCGCGCGGTGCGTGACAGCGCCGAGAGCGCGGGGGCCAAGGAGGTCTACCTGGTGGCCGAGCCGATGGCCGCGGCGATCGGGGTGGGCCTGCCGGTGGAGACCCCCTCGGGCAACATGATCATCGACATCGGCGGCGGCACCACCGAGATCGCGGTTATCGCCCTGAGCGGCATCGTGAGCAACACCTCGATCCGCGTGGGCGGCGATGAGTTGGATGAGGCCATCGTGCAGTTCCTGAAGAAGAACTACAACATCCTGATCGGCGACCAGACCGCGGAGCTGATCAAGATGACGATCGGCAGCGCCTATCCTCTGGGCGAGGAAAAGGAGATGGAGGTCAAGGGGCGGGACATTGTCTCGGGTATCCCCAAGACCGTGAAGATCCACTCCAGTGAGGTGCGCGAATCGCTGCAGGAACCGATCATGCAGATCGTGGAGGCGGTGCGCCTGGCCCTGGAGCGCACCCCACCGGAGCTGGCCAGCGACATCGTGGACCGGGGTATCGTGATGACCGGCGGCGGCTCGCTGCTCAAGGGGCTGGACCAGCTCCTGCGCGAGGAGACCAATCTGCCGATCAACGTGGATGAGGAACCGCTGACGTGCGTGGTTCGGGGGACGGGGCGGATCCTCGAGGACCCCAGGAAATACTGGAACGTCCTGACCCAGAGCAAGTAAGACCGGCCCAACGGCTGTCCGGACAAAGTGGCTGGTGCGCACCGGGGTAAGGTGTTCCTCACTCCGGTGCGCACCAGTTTCCGGAGCTGCCGCTCCCCTTTCCGGCCACAGGCAGACCTTCGCCGGCGGGGAGCCTGATAAAACCTGGTTTTCTCGTACCCGGGTTGTGCACAACGCGCGCGGGGCGTTTACCCTTATCAAGACAAATCGGCCGGCATGTTCAAGTTCTTCCAGTTCCTCTGGGAATACAGGCAAAACCTCCTTTTCCTCCTGCTCGTCCTGCTTTCGCTGGCGGCTTTGTCCATGCCCAGCCGCGAGCGCTTCCAGATGGCCAGAAAGATCAACCGTTCCGTTCTCACTCCGTTCCAGATGGGCGCGGCCCAGGTGGACTACTACATGCACCTGAAACGGGAGAACGAGTCCCTGCGCAAGAGCAGTTTCCTTCTGGCCCTGGAGGTCTACCGTCTGGAGGAGGTCAAGCGACAGAACGAGCGCCTGGAAAGCCTGCTCGGTTTTATCCAGCGCGCCCCGGTCGAGTTCGTGGCCTGCCGGGTGGTGAGCGGCGGCCTGGGCGAGAAAGCCAACATCTTCGTGATCGACAAGGGCGCCGACCACGGGCTCACGGTCAACCTGCCGGTGCTGGTGCCCGAGGGCCTGGTGGGCAAGACCATCGAGGTGGACAAACGCTGGAGTGTGGTGCAGCTTTTCACACACCCGGATTTCCGGGTCAGCGTGAAGCCCTCGGGCAAGGAGGAGCGGATGATCGCCGGGGCCGGCCCGGGAGGGTCACTGTCGCTCTACAACATCCCGATCCGTTCCAGCCTGGAAACCGGAGACCTGATTGTCAGCTCCGGCATGGGCGGCATTTTTCCCAAGGGCATCCCGGTGGGACACGTGACCGAGCTCAAGCGCGAGGAGGAGCGCGGCATCCAGATGCGCGCCGAGTTGGAGCCGGTGGTCAACCTCGACCGTGTCTCCGAGGTGCTGGTGCTGGTCGACCGTAATTTCGTCTCCCCCGAGGGGGACTTGATGTTCGAGTCCGCCGACTCACTCACCAACCTCTGGAACGGCCAATGATGTCCCGGTTCAGGTTCATAGTTTTTCTGGTGCTGCTGTTTTTCATCCACCTCCTGTTCTACCAGTACCTGGCCAAGGGGAAAGTGTACCCGGACCTGTTCCTGGTGCTGGTGGTTTTCGCCGCCCTGCGCTGGGGCGCGGAGGCGGGCAGTCTCTCGGGCTTTCTCTGCGGCCTGGTGCAGGACTCGTTCAGCTATTCGTTCTTCGGGCTGCACGCCCTGAGCAAGACCGTGATCGGGTTCGTGATCGGCAAAAGCCGCCAGGCTTTTTACGGCAACAATATCCTGGTGCAGTTCAGCATCATTTTTGCCTCTAAATTCATCCACGACCTGATTTTCTATTCCATCTACCTTTCCCGGCAGAGCGGCAGTTTCTGGACCCAGCTGTTTGTCAACACGTCGCTCAACGCCCTGTACACCTGTGTTCTCGGGCTTCTGCTCTATCACATCCTGAACTTCAGATCGTAATTCAAGCGCGCAGAGAGATAGAGACGGTTAGCTGCGGCGGAGGCGGGCCAGTAAAGATGTCAATCCGGAGCCTTCAGGATGAGAGTGTTTCCGACCGGCTGAGGAAAGCCCAGGTGGCGCAGATTTTCTTCGTGCTGCCGTTCCTGCTGCTCATCTCGGTGTTTTTCCGTTACCAGGTGCTGCAC
Proteins encoded in this window:
- the ileS gene encoding isoleucine--tRNA ligase; its protein translation is MFKEYDKEFSFPALEQKVIEFWEQNDIFRKSIEQNRDGERFVFYEGPPTANGRPGIHHVISRTIKDLVCRYHTMLGYRVPRKAGWDTHGLPVEIEVEKMLGISGKQQIELYGVEKFNTLCRESVFKYVKDWERLTQRMGYWLDYRNPYVTYDNNYVETVWWILKQFWEKDLLFKGHKILPYCPRCGTGLSSHEVSLGYKEVEDPSVYVRMKVKGEDNTYFLVWTTTPWTLISNVALAVGAEHTYCKVRHCDEILIMAEALVARLLGPEAEVLETFRGATIEGRQYERLFDFVAVPEDKKAFYVTLGDFVSLEDGTGIVHMAPAFGADDYELSRRYGLPLLQPVDGEGKFTAEVTPWAGQFVKAADKDIIRVLTERGSLFKAEGYKHNYPFCWRCKTPLLYYARQSWYINTSRFREELLANNSSVDWYPPEVGRGRFAEWLANNVDWALSRDRYWGTPLPIWVCDGCGHNHAVGSIEELRRLGKDVPADIDLHKPYVDRVELTCDKCGGAMHRAPEVIDCWFDSGSMPYAQLHYPFENEAEFEKNFPCDFICEAIDQTRGWFYSLLAIGTLLKGKAPYRRVLVNDLILDKNGQKMSKSVGNVVNPWTVFDSTGADSLRWYLLNVSQPWLPKRFDESGVQEVLRKFFDTLKNVYSFFALYANIDKWSPEGRKPAGTGRDELDRWIVSRLNSTVRDVRADLDSYELTRATRRIQSFVIEELSNWYVRRNRRRFWQSGDSADKLHAFSTLWTVLETVARLIAPFTPFLAEELYRNLAASQSASCPESVHLTRYPVADPSLIDEALERKMQDAINLVTLGRAARNRTKIKVRQPLSAMLVSLPHALDQGELASITPVISEEINVKRIEPIADAYDYVTLSVKPNFKLAGPKFGPRVKALGQALAALSQEDIRLFREKGAVELADQDGALSVALEDVELRSEDREGYVVELYDGYGVVLATALDNGLIEEGYARELVNKIQNMRKSSDFEVVDRIEVGIVTSAPVTAALDSFADYIRRETLCRRLEPCLLDTWEARQQWDINGEPAEITIRRCNGETAPPA
- a CDS encoding TraR/DksA C4-type zinc finger protein, with product MNEDDKKFYEKRLLEERQKILNEMGHFDKDHRSNIKESSGDLSAYSFHMADQASDADAQEKAFQRASKGGRLLYHIDEALRRLYADKDYGLCHSCGKPIQRKRLEAVPHARLCIDCKSKEENGI
- the lspA gene encoding signal peptidase II — translated: MASEATPSAPAGLGLRLRLLLTVCPAVYILDQVSKLAVRRLMEPYGSTVEIIPQIARLRFIFNQGIAFGLSLGVSRWVLVAITAAVALFILWYILGSSYSDRPGLFALCLIAGGALGNLHDRLFNGRVVDFIEIGWRDLTWPVFNVADIALTVGAILLALRLLREGAHEKCSGRDTQPD
- a CDS encoding RluA family pseudouridine synthase — translated: MSEIQRYEALQGDGGCRLDVVLARALGLSRTRVSELCRSGQVSLEGGRVVKPSWPVTAGEVFSLPCQEPVLLGQVAEAEDIPLNVVYEDEHLLVIDKPAGMVVHPAPGHRSGTLVNALVWRLNRSLDPRLGSQRPGIVHRLDKDTSGLLVVARTFEALESLSEQIRTRRMSRLYMCVSWGRWPEREGTLEGALARSRADRKKITVTRRGGLAAVTHYRVLETYDGLAELVRVRLETGRTHQIRVHFAHSGHPVLGDQEYGGRNSALTGFAGERRNFMRALLAVIERQALHAYRLEFAHPADGRAMEFESPLPEQMQTLIAMLRETANPGGGA
- a CDS encoding HD domain-containing protein, with the translated sequence MPKLLREYETGEAVDSIAMLTSLSVKETRQQKPFLQMEFGDSSGRVAGVMWEGFTEEMTRIAPGTVLRVQGRMDAYNDRPQIAVRMLGRPAPGTWDLSRLLPSTERDVNEMLGELDTIVRGIHNPELRRLLETMFNDPELRKAYSTAPAAKRWHQPWLGGLLEHTLNVHRHAVNAAVLYPEADPDIVSAGVLLHDIGKIVEYEVENFFETSTRGRLLGHLVIGVEMLDSWLQKVGGVPEQTGWLLKHIILSHHGQLEYGSPVLPQTLEALLVHFADDLDAKMSGVLRVWRRGQEEPGDWTEPIRLLDRRFFKAGSAPGEQENDKPETPPAPAPHRHRKASSDPGGGGEQQSFLP
- a CDS encoding rod shape-determining protein, with translation MTSRGNFWNNEIAIDLGTANTLVYIRGKGIVLNEPSVVAIDRNTGKVKAVGMEAKAMLGRTPASITAIRPLKDGVIADFEVTEEMLRYFIKAVLKSRFFPVKPRVIICVPSGITEVERRAVRDSAESAGAKEVYLVAEPMAAAIGVGLPVETPSGNMIIDIGGGTTEIAVIALSGIVSNTSIRVGGDELDEAIVQFLKKNYNILIGDQTAELIKMTIGSAYPLGEEKEMEVKGRDIVSGIPKTVKIHSSEVRESLQEPIMQIVEAVRLALERTPPELASDIVDRGIVMTGGGSLLKGLDQLLREETNLPINVDEEPLTCVVRGTGRILEDPRKYWNVLTQSK
- the mreC gene encoding rod shape-determining protein MreC; its protein translation is MFKFFQFLWEYRQNLLFLLLVLLSLAALSMPSRERFQMARKINRSVLTPFQMGAAQVDYYMHLKRENESLRKSSFLLALEVYRLEEVKRQNERLESLLGFIQRAPVEFVACRVVSGGLGEKANIFVIDKGADHGLTVNLPVLVPEGLVGKTIEVDKRWSVVQLFTHPDFRVSVKPSGKEERMIAGAGPGGSLSLYNIPIRSSLETGDLIVSSGMGGIFPKGIPVGHVTELKREEERGIQMRAELEPVVNLDRVSEVLVLVDRNFVSPEGDLMFESADSLTNLWNGQ
- the mreD gene encoding rod shape-determining protein MreD, whose product is MMSRFRFIVFLVLLFFIHLLFYQYLAKGKVYPDLFLVLVVFAALRWGAEAGSLSGFLCGLVQDSFSYSFFGLHALSKTVIGFVIGKSRQAFYGNNILVQFSIIFASKFIHDLIFYSIYLSRQSGSFWTQLFVNTSLNALYTCVLGLLLYHILNFRS